Below is a window of Dissulfuribacter thermophilus DNA.
CTCCTCAAGCGTAACAAGAGAAGGGGGATTCGCCTCAAATGGCATGAGCCCAGACAGAGTTGGCTTGAAGGGGTCTTTTCAAGAGGAGATAGGAGGCTTTTGCCAGTCCTGATTAAGGCATGGGAAAAGGGGGCTAGACTCTCTGGATGGACAGATTATCTAGATCTCGATCCATATATTGAGGCAGGAAATTGTCTGGGAATTGACCTCAACATGTACCTGGCTGCGCGTGATATTAATAGGCCGCTTCCATGGGATCACATCGACACTGGCGTAAAGCGTCGCTTCCTTTTGAAGGAGAGGCAGCGAGCTCTCTCACTTGAGCGAACATATGACTGTAGAAAAGGGCCATGTCAGGGGTGTGGAGTATGTGATTTTAAAGAGATACGACCTATTGTCCACAGTGCTCAAGAGGTTGGACAATATGATATAAATGAGACAAAATCTGAAAAAGAAGATTCAACTATTTATTACTATACATTGAGATATGCTAAGCTCAGTGATGCAAGGTTTTTAGGTCATCTTGACACCATGAGGGCATTTCACAGGAGTGCGCGTCGAGCTAGGTTGTCTTTGGCCTTTTCAAAGGGATTTCATCCACATCCCATATTTCAGTTTGAGGAGGCCTTAGCTCTTGGCTTTGAAAGTGTCAATAGTTACTTTACAATTGGATTGAAGCGTTCGATATCCTGTGATGAACTAAAGTATAGACTCAATGAGACTCTGCCTGGAGGATTTATGGTCCTCGAGGCCCAAGGGCCAAGTAGTGTGAAAGGCCTTGCTTGTCCAAAACAAAAGGCCTTTGTTTTGTGGTTTGAAGGTATTGAAAAGATGGATTTAGTAAAATCCATCCTAGCAAAAGGACAAGGATTTAAGGTGGTTAATAAGGGGCTGGATGATCTAGTCAAAGGAATCTCTTTACCCCATCCCTGGAATGGGAGCGGGCCTTTTTGGATATTCAATCCTCCAAAAAGTAATTTTAAAAGACCGGATCGAATACTTAAGGACACCCTTTGGCATGAAGAGAAAACTATGCCGACTATAAGGGTGCTTGTAATTGATTAAATAGATTATATGGGGCATGGTCATCATCAAGATTCTTCGGAAAATATAAAAGTTGCATTCTTACTCAATCTCTCTTTCACTATCCTTGAGTTTCTAGGGGGATATTTTACAAATAGCGCAGCGATATTTGCCGATGCAGTGCATGACCTTGGGGATTGTCTCGCCCTTGCCCAGGCCTGGTATTTTGAGCGCCTTTCTCTGAGAGAGGGAGACGTTCGTTATACCTATGGATATAAGAGATTTTCAATTTTTGGTGCACTCATTAGTAGTGTGGTTCTCCTGGTAAGCTCCACCTTTATCTTGATCGAGTCAATCCCAAGGCTTATTTCTCCGGAGACCACCTATGCTCCTGGTATAGTGGTGTTTGCCGTAGTTGGAGTTATCGTTAACGGGGCGGCAATGTTCAGGTTAAGGCACCTAAAGGGCCTAAATGCCAGGGTTGTAGCCCTTCATTTCCTTGAAGATATCCTGGGTTGGATAGCAGTACTCATCATGGGTACTATCCTGTTGTTTAAGGAAATTTACATACTGGATCCGATCCTCGCTATCATCATTACCGTATATATACTTGTAAATGTCTTTAAGAATATTAAGGGGCTTTTTGCAGTATTCATGCAAGCAGTTCCAAAGGGTCTAGACCTAAAAGAGATAGAGAAAGCTATTAAAGGCATGGGAAAAGTTAAGGACATCCATCACTTGCATCTATGGTCTCTAGATGGTGAACACCACGTGTTAACAGCACATATTGTTGTTGATTGTGACATAACAAAAGAAGACTATTTTTCCATAAAAAACAAAGTAAAAGAAGTAATAGCAAAATTTCCCATATATCATTCCACTATTGAGATAGAACTCGAGGGCGAATCCTGTCGAATGAAATAGGACCGAGGTCCTTGTTCCTCTTTAGACCGGGGTCTTTTCCTTTTAAGATCACCTCATATGTTAGTTCTTTAGATGAAATATGATTTAAAAGTTTAAGTTAGCTTCTTTGACTTTGCTTTATATAGTCTTTATAAAAGGCTATAAAAAAAACTATTCAAGTCTTTTTCTAATATGTCCGATAGTTAACTTAATAATATTATTGATAATCGATGACAACTACGGGAGAACGGAGATAGTTGTATGACGTATCCTATCATATATGTGATAGATGACGACAAAGTATTACTAGAATTCATTAAAGATGTTTTGGAAAGAAAGGGCTATTTTACACGGCTCTATGAAAATGCGGAGGATTGTCTAAAGTCCTTGAATGAACGAGCTCCAGATCTAGTCATAGCAGATCACGCATTGCCAGGCATGGATGGATGCAGTCTCCTAGAACATATGAGAAAACAGTGTCCTAAGGCATGGCGGATTCTCATAACAGGCAAGCAGGTTGACGACCGTCTAGTTAGAGATGCTGTGAACAGGGCAGGAGTCCACCACTTCATTCAAAAGCCCTTTGGGGTAGAAGAGTTTCTATTTGCTGTGGAAAAGGCCCTTGAAGATCAACGCCAATACGTGCAATTACAGGAGCTTTTGAATGAACTAGAGGACCTTGCTCGAAAAAAGGCCAAAGAGGCCCTTTCCTTTCAGAGGCGTTATAAATCGCTATTTGAAAAGCTCCACCTTGGGGTGTTTGTGACTAAATGGGATGGAGAGATAGTAGAACTCAACCCTTTTGGAAGGTGGCTCTTTGGGATCAAAGAAGAAAATTATATAAAGGTTTCAATAAAGGATCTATTACCAACTGAACTCATATTTTCAAATATCCAGAGGCTACTCAAAGAAAAAGGTGAAGTAAGAGGCCTTGAAACAGTATTGATTCAGTCTGGTGAGAAGGAGAAAGAGATCCCCATAGCCATCACTGCATTTTTCCTTGAAGACCCGGATCTCGGGCGCCTAATTTTGGGAATAATAGAGGATCTCACTAAAGATGTGGAATTGAAGGCAAGGCTATTTGAGGCCCAGCTACAACTTAGGTCCACAATCGATGCAATGAAGGACTTAATCTTCACTGTCAATCGAGATCATGAAATTGTCTCCTGGAATAAGGCCATAGTGGATTTTTTGGGTGACGATTATCAGGAGTTAAAGGGAAAGAAATGCTTTGAGGTCTTTGGCGGAATTGATGGACTGTGTTGTGTTAAAGACAACCTGGAAGGTTCTGTCTGTCCATACTTTCAAAAGGTATTTGACCTCGGTCAGGAGGAGAGGAGGACATTTTGTGTCAATAAAGAAAAAGATATCTATTGGGAACACTGGATTTATCCCATTTGTGACATATCGGGCAATGTGATGCAGGCCGTAATCGTATTTAGAGACGTTTCAGAGGACTTCAAGAAGAACCTCGAAATAGAGAGGATGAATAGGGAACTCGCAAGGCTCTATGATGAGGCGAAGAAGAAGAATCAAGAATTTGAAAAATTAATAAAGGAATTAAAAGAGGCCCAGGCCCATCTCGTTCAATCTGAAAAGTTGGCCTCCATCGGACAACTCTCAGCTGGAATTGCCCATGAAATTAATAATCCAGTGGGATTTATTAGTAGTAATTTGAATACACTCAAGGATTACGCGGCAGATCTCGAGGAGTTCTTTCGTAAGGTCATAGAGATCGTGGACAGCGTCCAGGAAAAATGTGGTGAAGACAGCGAGGTAGCAACACTGTTAGGCGAATTTAATGAACTCAAAGAGGAGCTGGATATTGATTTCATATTAGATGACATTGAAAATCTCATTGAGCAGAGTCTTGAGGGGACAGAGCGAGTTCGAAAGATAGTTCAGGATCTCAAAGAGTTCTCGCACAGCGGAAAGGAAGAGCTAGAGTATGCAGACATAAATAAGTGCCTTGAAAGCACCCTTAATATCGTGTGGAATGAACTGAAATACAAGGCAGAGGTTAAAAAAGACTTTGGGAAACTGCCTCTTATGCCATGTTATCCACAAAAACTCAACCAGGTCTTTATGAACATATTGGTAAATGCTGCCCAGGCAATTGAAGATCGTGGTGAAATAAGGATCAAGACCCATGTAGTAGATACTCCAAAACAAGGCATAGAGGTGATCATTGAGGATACAGGAAAGGGTATGACTGAAGAGGTCAAGAAACGGATTTTTGAACCCTTCTTTACCACCAAGCCCGTTGGTAAGGGGACAGGGCTTGGCTTACACGTAAGTTATAAGATCGTAAAGGCCCACAAGGGAGAAATAAGAGTGGAATCAGAGCCAGGGCAAGGCACTCGCTTTACCATCTTTTTACCTATTTTAAATGAAAAAGAACTTGAAAGTGAACAGCAAAATGGAGAAAAATAGTCCGTTAAAACAACTCATTGAGCGGTTTCCTGAACCTTTAATCCTGGTGAATAAAAATGCCTTTTTTTATTGCAATCAGTCAGTTAAATCCCTTTTGGGAGACAGGTTAGACCCCTTAAGGTTATTCCCTGACCATGTTGTCCAAAAATTAGAGTCTGTGACCCAAGAGTCAGGAGTCTTAAAAGGCGAGGAGATTAGCCTTAACCTAAAGGATAAGGAAGAACGTCATATTGCAATATCTGGTGTGGCTGTAGGCGGAACAGGTTTGTTTCTTATTTATGACTTAACGGAAATAAAGACTCTTTTAAGGATTTTAAAAAACAGTAGGGACAAGTTTAGGACAGTCCTTGACGCCCTACAGGATATTGTCTTCGTTGTTGACAACAGCCTTAAAATTCAGAACGCAAACTTGGCTGCTGCTCAATGGTTGAATGAAGACATTAAAAATATAATTGGTAAAGACTGTACCATCATATACGAGAAGAATAGGCTAAAGGAAAGAGAGCCTAGTGTATCCCTTGTCAAAAAGGTTTTTGATCTCAAGGAGCCTCAACAGACTGAACTAAAATTAAATGACCCCAATGGTGAACAACGGTGGTTCTTGCAACTAGCCCTTCCAATATTTGATGACAAGGGACAGGTACGTCAAGTAGCCATTATCTTACAGAATATTCATGATCAAAAGGAAAAAGAGGCATCTATTCTGAGTCTTAATAAGGAGCTTAAAGAGAAAAACGATCGGCTCGAGAAACTTATTAAGAGATTAAAAGAGACCCAGGCTCAATTGATTCAGACTGAGAAGATGGCATCTATTGGACAATTGGCTGCTGGTGTGGCCCATGAGATCAATAATCCAGTGGGTTTTGTAAATAGCAATGTCCAGACTCTCAGAGATTATGTTCAAGATATTTTGGACCTCTTGGTTCTGTATGATGAGTTTAAAAATGCGGTGTTATCAGGAGAAAAGGCCAAAATCAATGAACTGGCTGATGCAATAGAGGCTAAAAAGGATGAGATAGACCTTGAATTTTTGTTGAATGATATATATGAGCTTTTGGAACAATCTGAGGATGGCCTTGAGAGAGTAAAGAAGATTGTACAGGATTTAAAGGATTTTTCCCATGTAGATCAGGCAGAACTCAAGGAAATAGATATTAATTCTGCTATACTTAGCACATTAAATGTAGTTTGGAATGAACTAAAATATAAGGCGAATGTAAAAAAAGAGCTTTCAGAAGACATTCCCTTGATCCTTGGTTTCCCTCAGAAATTGAATCAGGTGTTCATGAATATCTTGGTAAATGCTGCTCAGGCCATTGAAGATAGAGGGGAAATAAAGATAGTGACTAGAAAGGTTGAACATCCCAGATTGGGTGTGGAGATTGAAATATCAGATACAGGGTGTGGCATGACAGAGGAGGTGAAACAGAGGATCTTTGACGCATTTTTTACTACAAAGCCAGTGGGTAAGGGGACTGGGCTGGGGCTAAATATTGCCTACAAAATCGTTAAGGCCCATAAGGGAGAGATTAGAGTTTCTTCACAGCCTGGAAAGGGGACTACAATGACAGTTTTTCTCCCAGTATTAAACGAAGAAGAAATAAAGGATTCCCTTCAACGGGAAGAGGGGGTCGCCAGTGTTTGGATGGGGGCTTTAGAGGAGGAATTGAATGTCCAGAGATGAAGGTAGCAGCAGACAGGCTGTGTTAATAGTAGATGATGAAAAGAACATCCTCCAGGCGCTGAGAAGACTGCTCAGGAAAGAGCCATTCAAGTTGTTTTTAGCTGAGAGTGGGGAAGAAGGCCTCAAGATCTTAGAAAAAGAGAAAGATATCGACCTCATAATTTCAGATCAACGCATGCCTGGGATGACAGGGACAGAATTTCTAGAAAAAGCGGCTAATCTCTATCCTGACACCACCAGGATAGTCTTGAGCGGATATGCTGATCTGTCAACTATTACCGAATCTATAAATCGTGGCCACATCTATAAATTTCTAATGAAGCCCTGGGACGATGAGGAATTAAAGGGCGTGATCAGAGAGTGTCTAGAACTGTCTCGTCTTAAAAAGCAAAATAAAGCCCTAGAACAAGAACTGAAGCAGAGGAATCAAGAGCTTGAATGGTTGAATAAACACCTAGAAAATGAAGTGGAGCGAAGAACTCGCGCCCTACATCAGAGAAATCTAGCACTCCAACAGTATCAGCATATTCTTCACCAATTGCCTATCGGTGTGGTGGGAGTAGGAGACAATGGAAGGATTGCATTTGTGAATAAATGGATCATGGGAAAAATGGCAAAGTGTTGCCCTGATCCTCTGGATGAAGAGCTTCAGCTTGTTTTTGGCGAGAGGATTTCTCAACAACTCCTTTCTTTAGATGAAAAAAAAACGGTCTTTTCAGTAAAGGTGAAGGATATGTGGGGAGGAGATGGGGAAGTAGTTTTAAAGGGCGCAATGATATCATTTCCAGGTGGAGCAAAGGGATATGTCCTTTTGATGGACGACTATTTTGAGGGAGATGAAAAATGAGTGGTGAACATTCGGACACAATTCTTTTTGTAGATGATGAAGAAAATATCCTCAAGGCGATTTATAGGCTTTTGAGGAAAGAGGGCTACGAGATTGTCACCACTACAGATCCCTTTGAGGCGCTGGATATAGTTAGAGAAAAGCATGTCTCGGTGATCGTTAGTGACCAGAGGATGCCTACTATGGCAGGGACAGAACTCCTTGAAAAGGTAAAGGAGATAAGTCCGGATACTGTAAGGATCATCCTAACAGGATATGCAGATATGAATGCGGCTCTTGATGCTATAAATAAAGGAGGGGTCTATAGATTTATAAATAAACCCTGGAATGATGAAGATTTTAAGGCCACCTTGAGGCAGGCTGCCTTTCAGCACTATCTAATTACTGAAAACAAACGATTAATGAAGGTTACCCAGGAGCAAAATAAAAAGCTCCAGGAATTGAATTCTCAACTCGAAAAAAAGGTCCTTGAACGCACTGAACAACTGAGAAAGAAGCATGATCAATTAAAGAAACTATATCATAGGCTCCAGATAAACTTTAGGGACACAGTTAGGGTCTTTATGGAGCTCATAGAGCTTTTTGATACCTTCCTGGGCGGACATTCCAAGAGGGTGGCTACGCTTTCTAGGAATCTGGCCGAGAGGATGAACATCTCAGGAGTGGACCTTGACCTTATTGAAATAGCTGGTGCATTACACGATATAGGGCTCATTGGAATGCCAAAGGAGATCTTTCGATCGAGCTATGAAAAGCTGAGTTCTGCCCAAAAGGCCCTTTTCAGAGCCCATCCAGAGATAGGATATAGCCTTTTATACAAAATAGAGTTTCTCAGGCAAGTAGCAGTAGTGGTTAGGAGCCATCATGAACGATTTGATGGAAAAGGATTTCCAGACAAGCTACCCAATGTGTCTATTCCTATTGGGGCGAGGATTGTCAGTGTAGTGAGCGCATATGATATGTATAAATATAGGGACAAATTTGACAAGGATAAGGCGCTAAAATTTTTGAGAAAAGATGCAGGGACTTTTTTTGATCCAACTGTAGTAAAGGCCTTCGAAGATACTCTTCACACTATTAGTCCTTTGAAAGGAGAAATGGCACTTAGTCTAGATGAATTAAAAGAGGGCATGAGGCTTGCGAGAGAGATAAAAACTGCGTCGGGTAGAGTGCTCATGGCAAAAGATTCTGTATTGACTCAAGGGCATATTGTAAGGTTGAAGAAATTTCATCTAGTAGATCCTATAGTGGATAGGATATACGTATACTATCAGCCTTAGGAGGACTTGATTTGGCTCGAGATGCATTGAAGACAGTGGATGATCTAAAGGAAGGAATGACTCTTTCAAAAGATCTATTTTCACAGACTGGTACCCTACTTTTGAAGGGAGGTGAGGCCCTCACTGAAGATACTATAGCATGGCTCAAGAGGCTTGATATAAAGGCGGTATGGGTGAAGGAAGGAGGACGCGAAGGATTGACCGAAGAAGAAGTAGAACGAATCAAGGAAGAACTTGATTACAGATTTCGACGTGTTAAGGGAGATCCTTTAATGGATGACATAAGATCTTGTATTTTTCAGTTTCTTACTGGTAGGGAAGCATAATGGAGAAAATTGATTTATCTCAGGCAATAGCCAAGGCAAAAGAACTTCCAGTACTCCCTCAAACGATTGCCCAGCTCTTACATGAACTTCAAAATCCAGATCTAGATATTGAAGAATTGTCAAAAGATATTGCTCTTGATCAGGCAATAACTGCAAAGATACTAAGGCTTGTAAACTCTTCTTTTTACGGGATGCCAGGCCAAATTGGCAATCTCAACCAGGCAGTAGTTATTTTGGGACTTGATACAATCAAAAACGTGGTGCTAACCATTGCCATGGTAAAGGCCTTCAAACTTCATGACTTAAGAGAAGAAGGGTTTATGTTAGAAGATTTTTGGCGTCATACCATTGCAACTGGGCTAATCACCCAGGCCCTTTCCAAGTTTTCTGATGCCCCTAATAAGCAGGACGCATTTGTGGCTGGGCTCCTTCATGATATTGGAAAACTGTTACTGCTTCAGGTCGCACCTGAGGGCTTTAAACGGGCATTCAACATGGTGAAAAAAGATGAACTATTTTTCTGGGAGGCAGAGCGAAAGCTTCTCAGTGCTGATCATACTGAATTGGGGGCATGGCTGGGTAAAAAATGGCATTTTCCAGTACATCTCCAGGAGGTTATGTATTTCCATCATAGACCTGAAAAGTCTGAAAATAAACTTGTCCACTCGGTCCATATTGCCGATGGCTTAGCCATTGCCCTGGGGATTGGAAATAGTGGATGTACATTTGTTCCAAAGATATCCCGTAAGGCATGGGATAACTTGGGGTTATGTTCAGTGGCTCTGAGAGAATTGTTGGGAGAGATGGAAGGGATCTTTGAAGAAGTGGGGCAGACTGCCAAAATCCTCCTGGAATAAAAATCATCTTGTTAAATGCTGTATGCCTCATATAATCCCAATTACGTACTTTCCTGCATCTATTGCAAATTATAGTGCGACATGTTGTGGAATAGTTCATTAATTTTTGTGTGGTAGATTGCTTGAATATGGATCTTTCAATGTTTTCAAAGGACGACATAAAGTATATGCGTATGGCCCTTGCCCTTGGAAAAAAAGGGCTTGGAAGGACCGCCCCCAATCCAGCAGTGGGGGCAGTAGTGGTAAATGGCGATGAGGTAGTTGGCAGAGGATATCACAAAAAGGCAGGAACTGCCCATGCTGAGATCA
It encodes the following:
- a CDS encoding cation diffusion facilitator family transporter, yielding MGHGHHQDSSENIKVAFLLNLSFTILEFLGGYFTNSAAIFADAVHDLGDCLALAQAWYFERLSLREGDVRYTYGYKRFSIFGALISSVVLLVSSTFILIESIPRLISPETTYAPGIVVFAVVGVIVNGAAMFRLRHLKGLNARVVALHFLEDILGWIAVLIMGTILLFKEIYILDPILAIIITVYILVNVFKNIKGLFAVFMQAVPKGLDLKEIEKAIKGMGKVKDIHHLHLWSLDGEHHVLTAHIVVDCDITKEDYFSIKNKVKEVIAKFPIYHSTIEIELEGESCRMK
- a CDS encoding ATP-binding protein, encoding MTYPIIYVIDDDKVLLEFIKDVLERKGYFTRLYENAEDCLKSLNERAPDLVIADHALPGMDGCSLLEHMRKQCPKAWRILITGKQVDDRLVRDAVNRAGVHHFIQKPFGVEEFLFAVEKALEDQRQYVQLQELLNELEDLARKKAKEALSFQRRYKSLFEKLHLGVFVTKWDGEIVELNPFGRWLFGIKEENYIKVSIKDLLPTELIFSNIQRLLKEKGEVRGLETVLIQSGEKEKEIPIAITAFFLEDPDLGRLILGIIEDLTKDVELKARLFEAQLQLRSTIDAMKDLIFTVNRDHEIVSWNKAIVDFLGDDYQELKGKKCFEVFGGIDGLCCVKDNLEGSVCPYFQKVFDLGQEERRTFCVNKEKDIYWEHWIYPICDISGNVMQAVIVFRDVSEDFKKNLEIERMNRELARLYDEAKKKNQEFEKLIKELKEAQAHLVQSEKLASIGQLSAGIAHEINNPVGFISSNLNTLKDYAADLEEFFRKVIEIVDSVQEKCGEDSEVATLLGEFNELKEELDIDFILDDIENLIEQSLEGTERVRKIVQDLKEFSHSGKEELEYADINKCLESTLNIVWNELKYKAEVKKDFGKLPLMPCYPQKLNQVFMNILVNAAQAIEDRGEIRIKTHVVDTPKQGIEVIIEDTGKGMTEEVKKRIFEPFFTTKPVGKGTGLGLHVSYKIVKAHKGEIRVESEPGQGTRFTIFLPILNEKELESEQQNGEK
- a CDS encoding PAS domain-containing sensor histidine kinase, with product MEKNSPLKQLIERFPEPLILVNKNAFFYCNQSVKSLLGDRLDPLRLFPDHVVQKLESVTQESGVLKGEEISLNLKDKEERHIAISGVAVGGTGLFLIYDLTEIKTLLRILKNSRDKFRTVLDALQDIVFVVDNSLKIQNANLAAAQWLNEDIKNIIGKDCTIIYEKNRLKEREPSVSLVKKVFDLKEPQQTELKLNDPNGEQRWFLQLALPIFDDKGQVRQVAIILQNIHDQKEKEASILSLNKELKEKNDRLEKLIKRLKETQAQLIQTEKMASIGQLAAGVAHEINNPVGFVNSNVQTLRDYVQDILDLLVLYDEFKNAVLSGEKAKINELADAIEAKKDEIDLEFLLNDIYELLEQSEDGLERVKKIVQDLKDFSHVDQAELKEIDINSAILSTLNVVWNELKYKANVKKELSEDIPLILGFPQKLNQVFMNILVNAAQAIEDRGEIKIVTRKVEHPRLGVEIEISDTGCGMTEEVKQRIFDAFFTTKPVGKGTGLGLNIAYKIVKAHKGEIRVSSQPGKGTTMTVFLPVLNEEEIKDSLQREEGVASVWMGALEEELNVQR
- a CDS encoding response regulator, encoding MSRDEGSSRQAVLIVDDEKNILQALRRLLRKEPFKLFLAESGEEGLKILEKEKDIDLIISDQRMPGMTGTEFLEKAANLYPDTTRIVLSGYADLSTITESINRGHIYKFLMKPWDDEELKGVIRECLELSRLKKQNKALEQELKQRNQELEWLNKHLENEVERRTRALHQRNLALQQYQHILHQLPIGVVGVGDNGRIAFVNKWIMGKMAKCCPDPLDEELQLVFGERISQQLLSLDEKKTVFSVKVKDMWGGDGEVVLKGAMISFPGGAKGYVLLMDDYFEGDEK
- a CDS encoding HD domain-containing phosphohydrolase, which translates into the protein MSGEHSDTILFVDDEENILKAIYRLLRKEGYEIVTTTDPFEALDIVREKHVSVIVSDQRMPTMAGTELLEKVKEISPDTVRIILTGYADMNAALDAINKGGVYRFINKPWNDEDFKATLRQAAFQHYLITENKRLMKVTQEQNKKLQELNSQLEKKVLERTEQLRKKHDQLKKLYHRLQINFRDTVRVFMELIELFDTFLGGHSKRVATLSRNLAERMNISGVDLDLIEIAGALHDIGLIGMPKEIFRSSYEKLSSAQKALFRAHPEIGYSLLYKIEFLRQVAVVVRSHHERFDGKGFPDKLPNVSIPIGARIVSVVSAYDMYKYRDKFDKDKALKFLRKDAGTFFDPTVVKAFEDTLHTISPLKGEMALSLDELKEGMRLAREIKTASGRVLMAKDSVLTQGHIVRLKKFHLVDPIVDRIYVYYQP
- a CDS encoding HDOD domain-containing protein, whose protein sequence is MEKIDLSQAIAKAKELPVLPQTIAQLLHELQNPDLDIEELSKDIALDQAITAKILRLVNSSFYGMPGQIGNLNQAVVILGLDTIKNVVLTIAMVKAFKLHDLREEGFMLEDFWRHTIATGLITQALSKFSDAPNKQDAFVAGLLHDIGKLLLLQVAPEGFKRAFNMVKKDELFFWEAERKLLSADHTELGAWLGKKWHFPVHLQEVMYFHHRPEKSENKLVHSVHIADGLAIALGIGNSGCTFVPKISRKAWDNLGLCSVALRELLGEMEGIFEEVGQTAKILLE